From the Megasphaera vaginalis (ex Bordigoni et al. 2020) genome, one window contains:
- a CDS encoding amidohydrolase family protein, which produces MKIIDSHFHFSDFPGFDELAVAAGHVNSADHLRRAYAENGIIHGVVMSNRSLYPEDHHYPDFMSYCIGLDHMDTDTRSLAEQAVLVEENLKRPSCVGIKLYPGYNHFYVYDDFLDPFYQLARKYDKPVAIHTGLTATSRALLKYSQPLTLDEAAVKYPDVQFVMCHLGNPFLQDAIAVMEKNGNVAADLSGLLEGKMADRAAFFKKKRGYLELLRNWLEYLDCYDRFMFGTDWPLANLGDYISFTQEIVPESEWNTVFYETAKRLYKLPV; this is translated from the coding sequence ATGAAAATTATAGACAGTCATTTCCATTTCAGTGATTTTCCCGGCTTTGATGAACTTGCCGTTGCGGCAGGTCATGTCAATTCTGCCGATCATTTGCGCCGGGCATATGCGGAAAACGGCATTATTCACGGCGTTGTCATGAGCAACAGATCGTTGTATCCGGAAGATCATCACTATCCTGATTTTATGAGTTATTGTATCGGATTGGACCATATGGATACGGATACCCGTTCCCTGGCGGAGCAGGCGGTTCTCGTCGAAGAAAATTTGAAACGGCCGTCTTGTGTCGGTATCAAGTTGTATCCCGGATATAATCATTTTTACGTTTACGATGATTTTCTCGATCCCTTTTATCAGCTGGCAAGAAAATACGACAAACCTGTCGCCATTCACACGGGCTTGACGGCGACGTCGCGGGCTCTTTTAAAATACAGCCAACCGCTGACGCTTGACGAGGCGGCCGTCAAGTATCCGGATGTGCAGTTTGTCATGTGCCATTTAGGTAACCCCTTCCTTCAGGATGCGATTGCCGTCATGGAAAAGAATGGCAATGTCGCTGCCGATCTGTCAGGACTGCTGGAAGGAAAGATGGCTGATCGGGCTGCCTTCTTCAAAAAGAAAAGAGGCTATCTGGAGCTGTTGCGCAATTGGCTCGAATATCTGGACTGCTACGATCGTTTCATGTTCGGTACGGATTGGCCTTTAGCCAATCTTGGCGATTATATTTCCTTTACCCAAGAAATTGTACCGGAAAGCGAGTGGAATACCGTTTTCTATGAAACGGCGAAACGGTTATATAAATTGCCGGTATAA
- a CDS encoding M18 family aminopeptidase, translating into MSHISSLLEFIKKSPSPFHVIRKATEVLGNNGFEELKLADTWRLQSGKAYMVSVYDSTLIAFTIGAEPCASLRLAAAHTDFPCLRIKPNPDLIVHGYRKVNVEVYGGMIRESWLDRPLSAAGKLTLCGSDAFQPRTMLIDIGKPFLTIPRLAIHMNPKTNDGLSLNPQKEMLPLMGTGHDESDFLTFMSGCCGIPKEEIVSYDLTVYPTEHGTCTGCNDEFLSSPRLDNLTSVKACLEAISSRRHREGIRLVALFDNEEVGNHTKQGAASSLLPELLQRIYLNLGFTYEDYMACRSRGFLLSLDVAHGMHPNYPEKNDITNFPLLNGGPVLKTACSQRYAGDAEAAAVIIALCRREGIPLQYFVNRSDMSGGSTLGSVLSAHLAMRAMDVGVPVLAMHSARELMGGADQTSLEKLTTAFLQS; encoded by the coding sequence ATGTCCCATATATCGTCATTACTTGAGTTTATAAAAAAAAGCCCGTCCCCTTTTCACGTTATCCGCAAGGCGACGGAAGTCCTCGGCAACAACGGCTTTGAAGAATTGAAACTCGCCGATACGTGGCGCCTGCAAAGCGGAAAGGCCTACATGGTATCCGTATATGATTCGACGCTGATCGCCTTTACCATCGGCGCCGAGCCATGCGCTTCCCTGCGTTTGGCGGCTGCTCATACGGATTTCCCCTGTCTGCGCATAAAGCCGAATCCCGATCTGATCGTCCACGGCTACCGTAAAGTGAATGTCGAAGTATACGGCGGCATGATTCGCGAGTCATGGCTTGACCGTCCCCTGTCAGCCGCCGGAAAATTGACCCTCTGCGGCAGCGACGCTTTTCAACCCAGAACCATGCTGATTGATATCGGTAAACCGTTTTTGACGATTCCGCGTCTGGCAATCCACATGAATCCGAAAACGAATGACGGACTGTCGTTAAATCCGCAAAAGGAAATGTTGCCCCTAATGGGAACGGGCCATGATGAATCGGACTTTCTCACCTTCATGAGCGGCTGCTGCGGCATACCGAAAGAGGAGATAGTATCCTATGACCTGACTGTCTATCCGACAGAGCACGGCACTTGCACCGGCTGTAACGACGAATTTCTGTCATCGCCGCGGCTCGACAATTTGACTTCCGTCAAGGCCTGTCTGGAAGCGATCTCGTCCCGGCGGCACAGAGAGGGAATCCGCCTGGTCGCCTTGTTTGATAATGAAGAGGTCGGTAACCATACGAAACAAGGTGCCGCGTCTTCTCTTTTGCCGGAATTGCTGCAGCGTATTTATCTGAATCTCGGCTTTACCTATGAAGACTACATGGCCTGCCGCAGCCGGGGTTTCCTGCTCTCTCTTGATGTCGCCCACGGCATGCATCCCAACTATCCGGAGAAAAATGACATCACGAACTTTCCTCTTTTGAACGGCGGCCCCGTATTGAAAACAGCCTGCAGCCAACGGTACGCCGGCGATGCCGAAGCAGCTGCCGTCATCATCGCCTTATGTCGGCGTGAAGGCATTCCTCTTCAGTATTTCGTCAATCGCTCCGATATGAGCGGCGGTTCCACGCTGGGTTCCGTACTTTCAGCCCATTTGGCTATGCGTGCGATGGACGTCGGCGTTCCGGTCCTGGCCATGCACTCGGCCCGCGAGCTCATGGGCGGAGCGGACCAGACATCGCTGGAAAAGTTGACAACGGCGTTTTTACAATCTTAG
- a CDS encoding ESPR-type extended signal peptide-containing protein — translation MNHFYRVIWSNVKNSYVVVAEIVKNSAKKRSGKKGVSAALFLTVLMLTASTAGAENFTVGTGTTTGANSISTNSDAILLVGSGNAVSTTTGANLIGTDNTIKNRPHTNAADTIIGHGNVADDNDPWPDLTQTVTVIGNNNKLASASTGIVIGDNQTLGAPRDTIVIGSMNADEAADAAVKEAGQGGDSVVIGYHAHSRGINGGGMNVVVGDRSKADGWQETVTGIKSVVEGGDYSTDGYLASVYGALNQVASGGSQTDFDGTANSIVGAVNKTENANGAVIMGAGNKVTHSYGKSVLAADGSGLPMGWYWQGNLSLGQYYALDKDNISYDDLLSTMGTYLSTSGGSVVALGNGNTSDYAVDSQLIGAGNVVSGTADRTSFNNTITGYANKGVNINHVSVVGTGNTLSASSSDVVIGDYHEMSGGKNNVVIGSMASKETTVTKHYTITVKNNDTGEIIPEDIPYTVTETVPVKGHAVNVNNTVMIGYNADATGDNSIAIGTNAQTVQGHPMSPVRGIATGASAVAIGSAATAAGYSSVSVGNEVGKGSSGYYNFAFGSESGQNLSGEENVSIGRWANNNTKTSQNIAIGLNALNGAEDLANAPKVISDFYASGGNSAIGSGALQGLRGSSNVALGTRAGWGMRGSGNIILGTVAGSSAGVNADNTPLSNSIIMGTQAGNHTGGNMDVILGNFQNNNVVASNVVAVGSNSIISKQFGLGIGHGIMNDAEYGLAVGSYNKLASTAKKSGVFGIGTDDGVTTISGAGSYAVGNDNTIASDDGFSVGNNNHISGHEGNTAIGSGNTIEQGTKDILFGDNHKLAGTTSHNIVLGSSDSGTALNGINETVSIGHNSAATDNQAIAIGTGAQATGAKSISIGTGNTVSGSGSGAIGDPSLVSGSGSYAVGNNNTVTTDNTFVFGNNVTNTTASSVFLGDGSAYVAKDITTEGSDKTYTHDTISGKTLRFAGGDDVVGVVSVGSATQTRRIQNVAPGLISSASTDAVNGSQLYAVAAALNNSITAVNNETMTFTGDTGRVDRKLGTAITVTGDANITTKATESGIQVNLNKTIDLGTDGSIKTGNTVINTEGITSKSVRVGATAVTSEGMTVTGGPTVTKTAVDMAGQQIQKGRTMPATRER, via the coding sequence ATGAATCATTTTTATCGTGTAATCTGGAGCAACGTAAAAAACAGCTATGTTGTTGTCGCTGAGATTGTGAAAAACAGCGCAAAGAAACGAAGCGGCAAAAAAGGGGTTTCTGCAGCGCTATTCTTAACGGTGCTTATGTTGACGGCATCGACTGCCGGCGCTGAAAATTTTACGGTAGGAACGGGAACAACGACAGGGGCGAATAGCATCAGCACCAATTCTGATGCCATTTTGCTTGTCGGCAGCGGCAATGCAGTCAGCACGACGACAGGCGCCAACCTGATCGGCACTGATAATACCATCAAAAACCGGCCTCATACGAATGCGGCGGATACAATCATCGGCCATGGGAACGTTGCCGATGATAATGACCCATGGCCCGATTTGACACAAACGGTTACGGTTATCGGCAATAATAATAAGCTTGCCAGTGCCAGCACCGGCATCGTTATCGGTGATAATCAAACGCTTGGCGCCCCTCGGGATACGATTGTCATCGGGTCCATGAACGCAGATGAGGCGGCAGATGCGGCGGTCAAAGAAGCGGGGCAAGGCGGGGACAGCGTCGTCATCGGTTATCACGCTCACAGCAGAGGGATTAACGGCGGCGGCATGAACGTCGTGGTCGGGGATCGGTCCAAGGCGGATGGATGGCAGGAAACGGTGACCGGGATTAAATCCGTTGTGGAAGGCGGCGACTATAGTACTGACGGCTATCTTGCCTCTGTTTACGGAGCCTTGAATCAAGTCGCGTCCGGCGGCAGCCAGACGGATTTTGACGGAACGGCAAATAGCATTGTCGGCGCAGTCAATAAAACGGAAAATGCCAATGGCGCCGTTATTATGGGAGCCGGAAACAAAGTTACGCATTCTTACGGGAAATCCGTGCTGGCTGCGGATGGCTCAGGACTGCCTATGGGATGGTATTGGCAAGGGAATCTTTCTTTGGGACAGTATTATGCCCTTGACAAGGATAACATCAGTTACGACGATCTCCTTTCCACAATGGGTACCTATCTGTCGACCAGCGGTGGTTCCGTCGTTGCTTTGGGGAATGGAAATACGTCGGACTACGCTGTCGACTCTCAATTGATCGGCGCTGGAAACGTGGTCAGCGGTACTGCCGATCGGACGAGTTTCAATAATACGATAACCGGTTATGCCAACAAAGGCGTCAATATCAATCACGTATCCGTCGTAGGTACGGGGAATACGCTGTCCGCGTCCTCTTCGGATGTCGTCATCGGAGATTACCACGAAATGTCTGGCGGTAAAAACAATGTAGTCATCGGTTCGATGGCCTCAAAAGAAACTACGGTTACGAAGCACTATACGATTACAGTAAAAAATAACGATACCGGTGAGATCATACCGGAAGATATTCCGTATACGGTAACGGAAACAGTACCGGTCAAAGGGCATGCGGTAAATGTAAATAATACAGTCATGATCGGTTATAACGCAGACGCAACCGGTGATAACAGCATTGCCATCGGGACGAATGCACAGACGGTTCAAGGACATCCGATGAGTCCCGTACGCGGCATAGCTACAGGCGCCTCAGCCGTCGCCATCGGCTCGGCCGCTACCGCTGCCGGTTACAGTTCCGTTTCTGTCGGAAATGAAGTCGGAAAGGGCTCCAGCGGCTATTACAACTTCGCTTTTGGTTCAGAATCAGGACAGAATCTCAGCGGAGAAGAAAATGTTTCCATTGGGAGATGGGCAAATAATAATACCAAGACAAGTCAAAATATCGCCATCGGTCTGAATGCCTTAAATGGTGCTGAGGATTTAGCCAATGCGCCCAAGGTTATTTCTGATTTCTATGCGTCCGGCGGGAACTCCGCCATCGGATCCGGCGCGCTGCAGGGACTCAGGGGTTCGAGCAACGTGGCTTTAGGAACTCGTGCCGGTTGGGGAATGCGGGGATCCGGCAATATCATTTTGGGGACTGTAGCAGGATCCAGCGCAGGCGTCAATGCAGACAATACACCTCTTTCCAACTCTATCATCATGGGAACACAAGCCGGAAATCATACCGGCGGAAACATGGACGTCATTCTTGGTAATTTCCAGAATAATAACGTAGTCGCCAGCAATGTAGTCGCTGTCGGATCCAATTCGATAATCAGCAAGCAGTTCGGTTTGGGCATCGGTCACGGTATCATGAATGATGCCGAATATGGTCTTGCAGTAGGCTCCTATAACAAGTTGGCCTCTACGGCGAAAAAGTCAGGCGTATTCGGAATCGGTACTGACGACGGCGTCACGACTATCTCCGGAGCAGGTTCTTATGCCGTAGGGAATGACAATACCATTGCTTCTGACGACGGTTTTTCCGTCGGCAACAATAATCATATTTCCGGACATGAAGGCAATACGGCTATCGGATCGGGCAATACGATAGAACAAGGAACAAAAGATATCCTTTTCGGAGATAATCATAAGCTGGCCGGAACGACGTCTCACAATATCGTGCTTGGTTCTTCCGATTCCGGGACCGCTTTAAACGGTATCAACGAAACCGTCAGTATCGGTCATAATTCGGCGGCGACCGACAATCAAGCCATCGCCATCGGTACCGGCGCACAGGCGACGGGCGCGAAGTCTATTTCTATCGGTACGGGCAATACCGTTTCCGGCAGCGGTTCCGGGGCAATCGGCGATCCGAGTCTTGTCAGTGGCAGCGGTTCCTATGCAGTGGGGAACAATAACACCGTAACGACAGACAATACGTTTGTCTTCGGAAATAATGTAACGAATACAACGGCCTCTTCCGTATTTCTCGGAGACGGTTCCGCTTATGTGGCGAAGGATATCACGACCGAAGGAAGCGATAAGACTTATACCCATGATACGATAAGCGGGAAGACGTTACGTTTTGCCGGCGGTGACGACGTCGTCGGCGTTGTTTCCGTCGGGTCCGCTACGCAGACACGCCGGATTCAAAATGTAGCACCTGGCCTTATCAGCAGCGCGTCAACGGATGCCGTCAACGGCAGTCAGCTGTATGCCGTCGCCGCCGCATTAAACAACTCGATCACTGCCGTAAATAATGAAACGATGACCTTTACCGGTGATACTGGCCGTGTCGACAGAAAACTGGGTACGGCCATTACCGTTACGGGTGACGCCAATATTACGACGAAAGCGACGGAGTCAGGGATACAGGTCAATTTGAATAAAACGATTGATCTCGGAACGGACGGGAGCATAAAAACGGGGAATACGGTCATCAATACGGAAGGGATCACGAGCAAGTCTGTACGCGTCGGAGCTACGGCCGTCACCTCTGAAGGAATGACCGTTACCGGCGGTCCGACGGTGACCAAGACGGCTGTAGATATGGCCGGGCAGCAGATCCAAAAGGGACGAACTATGCCGGCGACAAGGGAGCGGTGA
- a CDS encoding S1 RNA-binding domain-containing protein yields the protein MGTLLQENSIAELEVLRVSDAGAFLNGGTGNTNDDILLHKNQQLEPVSVGAVVKVFLYHDPSGRLTASMRLPKIKVGQIGYAPIINTTRFGAFVEVGTERGIFMPFAEMKGRPKEGEYVWVKLYEDKSHRLAVSMEVEDEMRRASVAADDARIGAWVEGAVYNINEQGAYLMTRERWIAFLHRSEWLGPVLIGQMIKGRITFLRDDGRINISLRLVKEQAMDADSEKILAFLKERNGKMPYCDKTAPQVIKAKFNLSKASFKRALGHLMKEKKIRQEDGWTYAVAEAEITEKEGTK from the coding sequence ATGGGTACGTTATTACAGGAAAACAGCATTGCCGAACTGGAAGTGCTGCGGGTCAGCGATGCCGGCGCATTTCTGAACGGCGGCACGGGAAATACGAACGATGATATTCTTTTGCACAAGAACCAACAGCTTGAACCGGTTTCCGTCGGTGCCGTTGTCAAAGTTTTTCTCTATCATGATCCGTCAGGACGGCTGACAGCCAGTATGCGGTTGCCGAAGATCAAAGTCGGCCAGATCGGTTATGCACCGATCATCAATACGACGCGGTTCGGCGCTTTTGTTGAAGTCGGCACGGAACGGGGCATATTCATGCCCTTTGCCGAAATGAAAGGACGCCCTAAAGAAGGCGAATACGTATGGGTCAAACTGTATGAAGATAAGTCACACCGCCTCGCCGTTTCCATGGAAGTGGAAGATGAAATGCGCCGCGCCTCCGTCGCGGCCGACGATGCCAGAATCGGCGCCTGGGTAGAAGGTGCCGTTTACAATATCAATGAGCAGGGAGCGTATTTAATGACGCGCGAACGGTGGATTGCCTTTCTGCATCGCAGTGAATGGCTCGGGCCCGTACTTATCGGCCAGATGATCAAGGGTCGGATCACGTTCCTGCGCGACGACGGCAGGATCAATATCTCTCTTCGTCTTGTCAAAGAACAGGCGATGGACGCGGACAGCGAAAAAATACTTGCCTTTCTGAAAGAACGAAACGGAAAAATGCCGTATTGTGACAAGACCGCGCCGCAGGTTATCAAAGCGAAGTTCAATCTGAGCAAGGCTTCCTTCAAGCGCGCACTGGGACATTTGATGAAGGAGAAGAAGATTCGCCAGGAAGACGGGTGGACGTATGCCGTAGCAGAGGCGGAGATTACGGAAAAAGAAGGTACGAAATAA
- a CDS encoding YadA-like family protein has product MIHQDLGSTLKVTGGATGELSDNNIGVISENGELKVKLAKEITGLTFLKVDKLEVGQNSTEITDTSVETDTLKVGKMTIDKDTGIDAGQTAIHNLADGTSDSDAATVGQVKRSFGEIDNKLNAIGTRVDRAGAGAAALAALHPLDFDADDKWDFAAGYGNYAGANAVAVGAFYRPDEDTMFSVGGSFGGGENMINAGVSWKLGRGNHVSTSKKEMAKEIAELKGAGSTIDGFSPAVDGRPQYGCRQGIVFRQEGKTLFMIRRELHLCGSLFLSPSMA; this is encoded by the coding sequence GTGATTCATCAGGATTTGGGAAGTACGCTGAAAGTAACAGGCGGCGCGACTGGTGAACTTTCGGACAATAATATCGGCGTCATATCGGAAAACGGCGAACTGAAAGTTAAACTGGCGAAAGAAATCACAGGGCTTACTTTTCTCAAGGTGGATAAGCTGGAAGTAGGACAAAACTCCACGGAGATCACGGATACGAGTGTCGAAACGGATACGCTGAAAGTCGGGAAGATGACGATAGATAAAGACACGGGGATCGATGCGGGACAGACGGCTATACATAACCTTGCCGACGGTACGAGCGACAGCGATGCGGCCACTGTGGGACAGGTAAAGCGCTCATTCGGTGAAATCGACAATAAACTCAACGCGATCGGCACGCGTGTTGATCGTGCAGGGGCCGGGGCGGCGGCACTTGCGGCATTGCATCCGCTGGATTTTGATGCCGATGATAAATGGGACTTCGCAGCGGGATACGGCAATTACGCAGGAGCCAACGCCGTGGCGGTAGGCGCTTTTTACCGGCCGGACGAAGATACGATGTTCAGTGTCGGCGGCAGCTTCGGCGGCGGTGAGAATATGATTAATGCCGGCGTTTCCTGGAAACTGGGGCGCGGTAACCATGTTTCCACATCTAAAAAAGAAATGGCCAAAGAAATTGCAGAATTAAAGGGGGCAGGTTCAACAATTGACGGCTTTAGTCCAGCAGTTGACGGCAGACCGCAATACGGTTGCCGCCAAGGCATAGTATTTCGACAGGAAGGTAAAACATTATTCATGATTAGAAGAGAGTTGCATTTATGCGGCTCTCTTTTTCTTTCGCCGTCGATGGCATGA
- a CDS encoding FeoA family protein: MKIMKLCDMETGASGTIETLEGRGNIQHRLVDMGVVKGSHISVVKRAPLGDPIEVKVKGCSLALRLSEAAMIDVIVAEGE, encoded by the coding sequence ATGAAGATAATGAAGCTATGCGACATGGAAACAGGTGCATCGGGAACCATTGAAACGCTCGAGGGACGAGGGAATATACAACATCGGCTGGTTGATATGGGCGTTGTAAAGGGTTCTCATATTTCCGTCGTTAAAAGGGCGCCCTTAGGCGATCCGATTGAAGTGAAAGTAAAAGGCTGTTCGTTGGCACTGCGTTTGAGCGAAGCGGCCATGATTGATGTTATTGTTGCAGAGGGGGAGTAG
- a CDS encoding DUF2325 domain-containing protein codes for MSVVIVGGNDCMVCRYKNLCKKYAYKAKVFTQVPSDFKSKIGSPDLVVLFTSTVSHSMVRCALREAQRKNADVVRSHTSSSNALQSILEEHSKQHVDQAY; via the coding sequence ATGAGTGTCGTAATTGTCGGTGGAAATGATTGCATGGTCTGCAGATATAAAAACCTCTGTAAAAAATACGCGTATAAAGCAAAAGTATTTACCCAGGTCCCGAGTGATTTTAAATCGAAGATCGGTTCTCCGGACCTCGTCGTTCTTTTTACAAGTACCGTCAGCCACAGTATGGTACGCTGCGCACTGCGAGAAGCACAGCGTAAGAATGCGGACGTAGTTCGCTCTCATACGAGCAGTTCAAATGCGCTACAGTCAATTTTGGAAGAGCACAGTAAACAACACGTCGATCAGGCCTATTAA
- a CDS encoding FeoB-associated Cys-rich membrane protein — translation MSPALLIVIIAAIALAVYGIRHLRALLRGTAGCSCCSGSKGGCSGCASHGAKHLSRSTVEK, via the coding sequence ATGAGTCCTGCACTGCTTATCGTTATTATCGCCGCCATTGCCTTAGCCGTTTACGGCATCCGTCATCTTCGCGCGCTGTTGCGCGGTACGGCAGGTTGTTCCTGCTGCAGCGGCTCAAAAGGAGGCTGCAGCGGCTGCGCATCGCACGGGGCCAAGCACCTGTCCCGCTCGACTGTCGAAAAATAG
- a CDS encoding GNAT family N-acetyltransferase translates to MGLKESFFIKEEYTMDFHYSEDKIWLTDEKGITIAEIDFPKNGDGERTITHTFVDDSLRGQGVAGKLVRAAVEQIRGAGEKTKVTCSYAAAWLQRHREYDDLLIR, encoded by the coding sequence ATAGGATTAAAGGAGAGTTTTTTTATTAAGGAGGAATATACGATGGACTTTCACTATAGTGAAGATAAAATCTGGCTTACTGACGAAAAAGGAATAACGATTGCAGAAATCGATTTTCCGAAGAACGGCGACGGCGAACGTACGATAACGCATACCTTTGTCGACGACTCGCTGCGCGGTCAAGGCGTAGCCGGCAAATTGGTCCGCGCTGCTGTCGAGCAAATCCGCGGCGCCGGAGAAAAGACGAAGGTTACCTGCTCCTATGCCGCCGCCTGGTTGCAGCGCCACCGCGAATATGATGATCTGCTGATCAGGTGA
- the feoB gene encoding ferrous iron transport protein B: protein MTEAGRIKIALAGNPNCGKTTIFNNITGAKQHVGNYPGVTVEKKEGHCTVDGKELLFIDLPGTYSLTARSLDEVVARNVIINDKPDIIVNVLDASNLERNLYLAAQIIELGCPVVVALNMMDIAQRMGIEIDLKKLGEKLGAVVVPLIGSKNIGTKELLQTLASMPQQEKRENAVIDYGSAVEPYIARMTDALKESGSIHYPLRWLAVKLLENDSDVIGKVKAVDGTETMLALADSMRSELQQTVDLDFYFAQCRHQFAVDAFNGAIVESGSTDSLSDRIDAVLTNRWLGLPIFFVLMWVMFNAVINLGAYPQGWLESGFGVLGDYFGEIIADEQLRSLVVDGVIGGVGAVISFVPLIVLLYLFIGLLEDSGYMARAAFLIDRIMRTFGLHGKSFIPMILGFGCNVPGIMAARTLDNEKDRMVTILASPFMSCGARLPVYTLFIAAFFGATGYGGTVLFGLYVLGIVVAILVAIILRKTVFSGEQEPFVMEMPPYHVPTLRGVLMHMWERSILYLKKAGTIILGASILVWFLTAYPMDVDYTKDYDAARASVTAQAERDTAALLTTYGLTATDEDGELQTMLDEMTAAAEDEKAAAEEEQDVESVADAEALQQKSPYPEAFAALAAENPVAYEKALPLFTIQQDADEAIAVLDEEETSEKLSQSYAARLGHFIEPVIAPLGFDWKIGVGLVACTAAKEVMVSTLATIYSVEADDAHQASLVTYLANDSSFNPAIALSLMVFSLLYMPCIAALAVIKRETNSWKWMGFSAGLGLALAYGLSFITYHLALLAGLGA from the coding sequence ATGACTGAAGCGGGAAGAATCAAGATCGCCCTTGCCGGTAATCCCAATTGCGGCAAAACCACTATTTTCAATAATATTACAGGCGCTAAACAGCATGTCGGCAATTATCCGGGCGTAACAGTGGAAAAGAAGGAAGGCCACTGTACGGTAGACGGAAAAGAGTTGCTGTTCATTGATCTGCCAGGCACGTACAGCCTAACGGCCCGTTCGCTGGATGAAGTCGTTGCGCGTAATGTTATCATTAATGACAAACCTGATATTATTGTCAATGTTCTCGATGCCTCCAATTTGGAACGAAATCTGTACCTGGCCGCGCAGATTATTGAACTCGGCTGCCCTGTCGTCGTAGCTTTGAACATGATGGATATTGCGCAGCGTATGGGTATAGAAATTGATTTAAAAAAGCTTGGGGAAAAACTTGGCGCCGTCGTTGTGCCGCTGATCGGCAGTAAGAATATCGGAACTAAAGAATTGTTGCAGACGTTGGCAAGTATGCCGCAGCAGGAAAAAAGAGAAAATGCCGTCATTGACTACGGTTCGGCCGTAGAGCCGTATATTGCGCGAATGACGGATGCGCTGAAAGAATCCGGCAGTATTCATTATCCGTTGCGTTGGCTGGCTGTAAAGCTTCTGGAAAATGACAGTGATGTAATCGGCAAGGTGAAGGCCGTCGACGGAACGGAAACGATGCTGGCGCTGGCCGATTCGATGCGCAGCGAGTTGCAGCAGACCGTCGATCTGGATTTCTATTTCGCCCAATGCCGACATCAGTTTGCCGTCGATGCCTTTAACGGTGCAATCGTCGAGAGCGGCAGCACCGACAGCCTATCCGACCGCATCGACGCCGTGTTGACGAATCGCTGGCTCGGATTGCCGATCTTTTTTGTCCTCATGTGGGTCATGTTCAATGCAGTTATCAATCTTGGCGCCTATCCGCAGGGATGGCTGGAAAGCGGCTTCGGAGTCTTAGGCGATTATTTTGGCGAAATCATTGCCGATGAGCAGCTCCGCTCCCTTGTCGTGGACGGCGTCATCGGCGGCGTCGGCGCCGTTATCAGCTTTGTGCCCCTGATCGTGCTCTTGTATCTGTTTATCGGTTTGCTGGAAGATTCGGGGTACATGGCCCGCGCGGCCTTTTTGATCGATCGTATTATGCGTACTTTCGGATTGCATGGCAAATCGTTCATACCGATGATTCTCGGCTTCGGCTGTAATGTTCCGGGAATCATGGCGGCCCGCACACTGGACAACGAAAAAGACCGCATGGTCACGATTCTGGCGTCCCCTTTCATGAGCTGCGGCGCTAGACTGCCTGTATATACGCTGTTCATTGCCGCTTTTTTCGGCGCTACCGGTTATGGCGGTACCGTTCTCTTCGGCCTGTACGTACTGGGCATCGTCGTTGCTATTTTGGTGGCCATTATTTTGCGCAAAACCGTTTTCAGCGGTGAACAGGAACCGTTTGTCATGGAAATGCCGCCTTATCATGTGCCGACGCTCCGCGGCGTCCTGATGCACATGTGGGAACGGTCCATCCTTTATTTAAAAAAAGCCGGTACCATTATTCTCGGCGCTTCTATTCTGGTCTGGTTCCTGACGGCATACCCCATGGACGTGGACTATACGAAAGATTACGATGCGGCCAGAGCTTCCGTAACGGCACAGGCTGAACGCGATACAGCCGCACTTCTGACAACTTACGGTCTGACCGCGACAGACGAGGATGGGGAACTGCAGACCATGTTGGATGAAATGACGGCCGCTGCAGAAGACGAAAAAGCGGCTGCCGAAGAAGAACAAGACGTCGAATCTGTCGCCGATGCCGAAGCGTTGCAGCAAAAGTCGCCGTATCCGGAAGCATTCGCCGCGTTGGCGGCGGAAAATCCCGTTGCATATGAAAAAGCGCTGCCTTTGTTTACGATACAGCAAGACGCCGATGAGGCTATTGCCGTTCTGGACGAAGAGGAAACGTCGGAAAAACTTTCGCAAAGTTACGCCGCCCGTTTGGGACACTTTATCGAACCGGTTATCGCGCCTCTCGGCTTTGATTGGAAGATCGGCGTCGGTCTTGTCGCCTGCACGGCAGCAAAAGAAGTCATGGTTTCCACGTTGGCAACGATTTACAGCGTTGAAGCTGATGATGCCCATCAGGCGAGCCTGGTTACCTATTTAGCGAATGATTCGAGTTTTAACCCCGCCATTGCCCTGTCGCTGATGGTTTTCAGTCTGTTGTACATGCCCTGCATTGCCGCATTGGCCGTTATCAAGCGGGAAACGAACTCGTGGAAGTGGATGGGATTTTCTGCAGGTTTAGGTCTGGCCCTGGCCTACGGGTTATCGTTTATCACCTATCACCTGGCTTTGTTGGCAGGATTGGGTGCGTGA